The Malaclemys terrapin pileata isolate rMalTer1 chromosome 5, rMalTer1.hap1, whole genome shotgun sequence genomic interval GCGCTGCACGGTATTAATTGTGCACTTACATCACTTCGATTTGCTGACAACTGCTGCTTTGCCCATATATTTCAACCTTTGCAATATATTTTGGGTGGATTGAACGTATACCAGCTGTTACACAAAGACAGCGTCCTCTGCTGGAGGTTGGCATTCCTACGATGACATAAAGAATACggatttattaatacatttgagCACAACATTGTTTATTATGATAAAACTACTAGGTCAAATTCTCCTctcttatgctggtgtaactccaccaaAGTCAGTGTAGGTTTAGCATCTGTGACAGTTGAAATAAAATAagaggtgtggggttttttttgttttttttttttgtttgttttttttgtcctATTGCCTGTGTCTGAATTGTGTTCTGACAGATCAGAGCAGAGAGAGCCGGTTCTTCAAATGTATTCAGGAAATCGaataattgaaatcagtggaagttaggaacctaaatacctttgagaagctGGGCTAGAATCACTTGTTAAGCAGTATTTAACCCTTTCATTTCCAGCAGAGGCGGCTCCAAATAACATTTCAACCACTGCCTCAATAAATGAAAGTTGGGCATGATCATGGCTGCGTGGGAGACATTTGCACATCAGCACCTGCATGGAGCTGGTGGTGTTAATCCTATACTTTCCCTTTCTAtgattatatataataaaattatatCTCTGTAATGAAGAGCATCTATTTTACCATAAACTGAGCATTAATTTACACTTTGCTTGACAAATCAGACTTTTGCTGCTGAGAGAGACCAGTTTCCAGAACGGGAGGGGAGAAACCACGTTAAGTAACAAAATAAGATTGTACAAAATGAGTGAATTTTCCTGCTTGTAGCTTGCTTTGCATTGTCAATTACACAAAGTCAACAGTTGCCTCTTATTTACTGCCTTAAGTATTTCCTGATATTGTGTCTGTGCAGCTCTTAGCAGGTTTGATCTCTAACATAACACTTGTAAGAGACTGCAAAGCATTTAACAAGGGGTTTTGAGACAGGTGATCGTTTTAAGACACATTGCAGGAAAGAGGAGTGAAGAGCAATGAAAGTTTGCAGGAATAATGTAAACATCAAGCTGTGCCGCGGGAAATGCTACTGTACCTTGCACCAGAACTGCAGCCAGGAGAAGCAGGAGTGAGAGACGAATAAGAGACTTCATGTTCAGCTCTGTAGCTGGTGCTGCTCCTCTTCCACTTGTTGCTCAGTTGGAGACAAGTAGATGTGGTGTGGGGTTCAGAGGGAGCTTCTGGACTGCTATTTGTAGGGCATTTTCACTTAATCTACAAGTGTGTAGGCGGGAATTCCCACATCAGAAAACCCCATCTATCTTTGAGTAGCTCGGTTTCCTTCCCCGTAGATAAGCAAGTCTGTGCTAGTTTCATTTTTCCAGTTAGAAGAAATCCTTACCTATTCCTCTCAATCCAAGGGTCTGATcatttatgattttattatttagtTAGTTTTATATTGGCAGGCCCTGGCTCTATGTGCCGGCTGATTTAGGCATGCTAGTTTCcatcccaaaactctttcccccccccccccccccagatttacCATTTTATATGTGGTAAGAATTGCTCCTCAGCATTAGACATTAAAGTATATCATCACCGGGGCTAAGTGGGTGCAGACGATTATAGGAATTGcaagactgggtcagacccaaggtccatctaggccagtatcttgtctctgactgTGGCTGgccccagatgcttcagaggacaaGAAGGTGTCAGAACCCCCCAGTACTAGGCAGACATGAAAaatcctctccccacacacacatacaccccctattaggtctcatcctgggAACTAATATTTGGAGAAGGGCTTAAACCCTCAAACCCAAGTTTAATGTTGCttcagcctagggtgaccagatgtcccgattttatagggacagtcccgatttttgggtctttttcttatataggctcctattaccccccaccccccgtcccgatttttcacatttgctgtctggtcaccctacttcagcCACATTTTTGTTGGCATtgattataactctggatattgaTATCAAGAATATAAATGGCCAGTCCCTTTCAGAACCTTGTTAAGTTCTTGGCTTCCGTGAATTCCACAATCTAATTACTGAAGCATTTCCTCTTCTTGACTATtaatttcctaccttttaacTTCAACTGAACCCTTGTTGTGTTAGGAGACCGGGAGGATTTTTGTGTATATGTGGTTCCCTCACACCTcccattctcttctcatttacctTCATATCCCCACCACTTCCATGCATTGCTGGAACCTCTCATGGCAGAGGATAGCTGGATGTGGCTACTGCCAGAGTTAcatcggatgaagtgggttttagcccttgaaagcttatgcccaaatacacgtgttagtctctaaagtgccacaaggactattagtctgtatcagcaacaacaaccaacacggctaccactctgaaaccagttacAATACTGTTAGCCAGCAGGAGTTTCCCAGTGCCCTATGTTTCCTTTTATGGGACTATTAGTCACTTGGAAGCCACATTAAACAAAGTATTAACATTTTGACTAGTGTTATCAAAAGGCTGATTTCTTCCTACTGGACAAAGCCCAAACGAATTAACATTCAGTAAAGCCGAAGATCGAGGATTCAGGTTTCCACCCATGTAATAAACTAAATTATACTTTTTTTGCTAGCTGTTAAAAGCAGCTCACAATAGAACACCCTGCAATTCTGTAGTTCATATTATGTTGTACTGAAAGGTAGATGACAGGTCACTTTTTCCGTTCAGTTAGCAGTGTTCATTGTCAGCTGCAGATACAAAAAGGGTCAACCTAGACAAATGTTTCAATGCCTTATTTAAGTAAGATGTTAAACTTTTAAGTTACTGAACAATTTGTTCTTCTTTTCTCTTGTAGGCTACGGGAGCTTTCAGATtagtttttgtattttaaaggCTTCTTAGCTGGATATTGTGATAGAAAGTCCTAGCTATTACTCCACTTAGGCTTTTAAGTCTCTAGTCCCAGGTACAAGGCAAGACAGCTGGTTGGACATACAGAACAGGAGCCTCCACTTAAGTCTGGCTTGATTTGGTTCATCTTCTACTGATTTGGGTTCTCAAAAGATGGCTTTTCCCCCGCCGGATTTGGTCCTTGATTCCGCAGGAACAGAAGTACCCTTAAATGTCCTAAATAATTCTCTTAAAGTATGGAGATGCCTTTCTCTGACCTTGGTGAGAAACAAAAGTTACCCTTAATTACTGAGTTGTCATTCTTCAGCTTCTGCTGAACAAAATCTTAAGAACCTTTAACTTCCAGTCTAGGTTTTAATCCTGAATGTGCTTTTGCATCTGCTCCCTAGTTCTCTTGGCACATACTTGCACCTCTGAGTTTCAGCTTCAAACtctgggctagtctacactagggcCTTGTctgtagcacgtctggtgaagtCGCTCTATGCCAACGGAAGAGAGATCTCCCATCAGcatcataactccacctctgaGTGGCGGTAACTAcattggcgggagaagctctcctgccaacatagggCTGTCCACCCCAACGCTTAGGTcaatgtaacttacgtcgctcaggggggtggattattCATACCCCTGTGTGACATAAGTTATATTGAAGTAAGTGATATGTAGACAAGGGCTCACTTgcactctgcttctctctctttctcccccataGAAATCCCCTGCCTTCATTCTCTTCGCACTAGTTCATTTCTACTTCCCACAAAACAATTCTTATTCAGAAGTGAAAAGAGTCTTTGAACAAGACTTCTttgtgtgggtgggtgagtgggtgggtgggtttctGTTTTTGTGGGTAGGAAAAGGGCAAATTGAgatgtttttatttataattgcTTGGAatgttctgaatttttttttccaattgcagCACAATCTCATACTCTTTGCCTTTTGTTAAAACTAGTTCAAACTAAACTTTGCGTCACCCCAGTTTCAGTTAACACAGCTAAAAATCACAGAACAAGATTTAAAAATCAGGTAGCTTCTTGCCGAGACTGGGGAGCATGGAGTAGAAAATGCCCACCGAAGCTCTATTGTGCTGTCTGCTTTTAAAAGATATATTACTGTCACTTGATGGAAGAAGCACATTCTGTGAATAAAGTTAATGGTGATTCCTAGGTGAGTGTTCAGCTAATACGGCAGTATTATGGCTAAAGGGATTCGAAAGGCCAAAATCTGCCTTCAGATATGTGCCCAGGActtcctttgaagttaatggaaactaCACCCATTAATCTACGGGCAGAATTCAGCCCGTAAGTATGTCAGAGTCATCTTCTTTATTTCCATAACATGTTTATTCCAGATCAACTTTCAAAATGCACCTTGGAAAGTTGCTTAAGGTGTggttttttcagaggtgctgagtacccagaaCTTCCATTTGAAattggtgggagctgcaggtgctgagTAATTAGGCCCCCACGTCCCTTTTTGAATCTCACCATCTGTGAAATAAGAGTGTTTAATTAGACCATGATCAATATCCCACCGAAGTCGCTGTGCGCCTTTCCACtgcctttggatcaggtccatagcTGCATCACGAGGGTGTTTGTTCAAACATTGATCGGTGAGAGTGAAGCATTTCTACAGTACTCCACCTGGGATCTTAATAACGGAGGCCCACATGATAAAAAACATGACTCATGTTCTGAAATGGGTCTTGCAGCACTATTCAATATTCATTCCTTCAAAAGGTATGTTTCTTAGATCAGCgttcaaaataaaataacagaTCACAGGGCTGTTCTTAGAAGATGGCCCCTTCACTCCTGATGCAAGCTTGCCTTTCGAAGCTCATGTCATCCACCTGCTCTGAATGACTAATAACTGCTCCGGTGTTAGGGGACCGGACTGTAAGGGAGCGTCTGGCAAAGATATGTCAAAGTTTGTAGGTGGAAGTAGGCATCATTTAGCCATAATCCATCCCTCAATGAGGTTGTTGCAACCTGTCCAAGGTAAATTCACTACCTCCATTTAGCATCTTCTTCATGAGCATGGACTTAGAACTCATGAACTGCACAGCAAAAACACATGGAAGGGCCTTTTATGGCCCATCAATTTAGCATTCTGAACTGCACAGGTCTGTAAGGTAGTCTGGGGTAGATCCTCAACTGCTGTAAATTGTTGGAGATTTATTGTTGTCAATGGAGCAAGGACAATCTATATCCGCGAAGAGTCTGCCCCTCTGTCTGGAAGAGAATAAAGCTCTGGTGGCAGAGACGGTCCCAGAGCTGGAAGCAGTAGCGTGGAAGTGAGTGAGGTCTGTTTTCTGGTCAGCTGCTATAGATTAACAACTGCACTGAGGTTAAGAAATCTGCATATTTACATTCTGAATAATGACTTTCTCAGTACATCAGGTAACAATGTGCTTCCATTAACCACCTGTGTAAATAACAAGGTGCATCCACTTTTATCTAGAATAGTATGATTTTATTATTACTACATGTTCCAGAGGACAATTGGTGCTCCAAAGGCATTCTCTTGCATTTTACCACTGTGCAGACACTGGAGTCATTAGAAGAGCAGCCGAATGGCAAACATGATCTCTACTGTATTTAGTTAGCTAATTTAATACATTTGGATGTCTTGTTTTGCTGCACAGATTCTCCCTTCCTCTTCCAGGTTTCAAAATGACAAACAGCGTCTACAAGAATGTATTATACAGCAGTGCAGGAAGCTAAAAAGATGAAGAAACACTAACTACAGCAGGggtatccttaaaaaaaaaaaaaaaaaaaaaaaaaaaaaaattgggttggcAGCCTTGGCACACagctcatcagggtaatccactggcgggccacgggagcctttttttttttttttttttacattgactgtctgcgggcacactcccctcctccgcccctccccctccccgcagctcccaggggctgcgaacggtgaaccgcggccactgggagctgtgggaggccttgcctgtggacagtcaacataaacaaaatgtctcgcaggccgccagcggattatcctgatgggccgtgtgccaaaggttgcagacccctgaGCAACAGTACATACATGTTTATACAAAACTAGCATTGTAATTCTGAGCTCTAGATTAGAAACCTGAGCCAAAAGAACAATCTAGCTGTATGTGAGGAAATTCCCCAGTCATTTGTTTAT includes:
- the LOC128838263 gene encoding C-X-C motif chemokine 11-like, translating into MKSLIRLSLLLLLAAVLVQGMPTSSRGRCLCVTAGIRSIHPKYIAKVEIYGQSSSCQQIEVIVTLRESGQRKCLNSKSKQASRLIQKFLRRSK